A DNA window from Castanea sativa cultivar Marrone di Chiusa Pesio chromosome 7, ASM4071231v1 contains the following coding sequences:
- the LOC142642467 gene encoding oligopeptide transporter 4-like — translation MATQEIQTTYPNTTTTTTATKAPDSEKHIPKDVDEDELSPIEQVRLTVPNTDDPTLPVWTFRMWTLGLLSCAILSFLNQFFSYRTEPLLVSQITVLVASLPIGRFMAATLPTTKFGIPGFGSRLFSLNPGPFNMKEHVLITIFANAGTAFGNGPAYGVYIIDIIKAFYHRKISFLAGWLLIVTTQVLGYGWAGLLRKYVVEPAHMWWPSTLVQVSLFRALHEKEEKRFSRAKFFLIALICSFTWYTMPGYLFSTLTNISWICWAFSKSVTAQQIGSGMQGLGLGAVTLDWAAVSSFLFSPLVSPFFSIMNVFAGYVLIVFIATPIAYWGFDLYNASRFPIFSSQLFTSQGQQYNISAIVNNKFELDLAKYEELGPIHLSMFFALSYGFGFATIAATLSHVTLFYGSEIYERFQASYKGREDIHTKLMRKYKDIPSWWFYLLLVVTIAISFVLCTVLNNQVQMPWWGLLFACVIAFSFTLPISIITATTNQTPGLNIITEYMMGLIYPGRPIANVSFKVYGYMSMAQAVSFLNDFKLGHYMKIPPRSMFLVQFIGTILAGTINIGVAWWLLNSIQNICQPELLPVNSPWTCPSDRVFFDASVIWGLVGPKRIFGSRGSYGAINWFFLGGAIGPVIVWLLHKAFPKQTWIPLINLPVLLGATGNMPPATALNYNAWVVVGTIFNYFVYRYRKEWWQKYNYVLSGALDAGLAFMGVLLYFSMGMEGKGVNWWGTKGEHCNLAVCPTAKGIVVDGCPLK, via the exons ATGGCCACCCAAGAGATACAAACAACATATCCTaacaccacaaccaccaccaccgccaccaaAGCCCCAGACTCTGAAAAACACATCCCTAAAGATGTCGATGAGGACGAGCTCTCGCCCATCGAACAAGTCAGGCTAACCGTGCCCAACACCGACGACCCGACCCTACCTGTATGGACCTTTCGAATGTGGACCTTAGGCTTGCTCTCATGTGCAATCCTTTCCTTCCTAAACCAGTTCTTCTCCTACAGGACGGAGCCCCTTCTTGTATCCCAAATCACTGTCTTAGTAGCCTCTCTCCCCATTGGCCGCTTCATGGCTGCCACTCTTCCCACAACAAAGTTCGGAATACCCGGGTTTGGATCCAGGTTGTTCTCTCTTAATCCGGGTCCGTTTAACATGAAGGAGCATGTACTCATTACCATCTTTGCCAACGCTGGCACTGCATTCGGAAATGGACCAGCTTATGGTGTTTATATTATTGATATAATCAAAGCCTTTTATCACCGGAAAATTTCCTTTCTTGCTGGTTGGCTTCTTATTGTCACTACTCAG GTATTAGGCTATGGTTGGGCTGGACTATTGAGGAAATACGTGGTGGAGCCAGCCCATATGTGGTGGCCATCAACTCTTGTTCAAGTCTCACTTTTTCG GGCTTTgcatgagaaagaagagaagcgGTTCTCACGGGCAAAGTTCTTCCTAATTGCACTAATTTGCAGTTTTACATGGTACACAATGCCAGGGTATCTCTTTTCAACATTAACAAACATCTCATGGATCTGTTGGGCATTCTCTAAATCAGTCACTGCCCAACAAATTGGCTCAGGCATGCAAGGACTTGGACTAGGAGCAGTGACACTCGATTGGGCTGCAGTGTCATCCTTCCTATTTAGCCCCCTCGTTAGCCCCTTCTTCTCCATTATGAACGTTTTTGCAGGCTATGTATTGATAGTCTTCATTGCAACCCCGATAGCATATTGGGGATTTGACTTATACAATGCAAGTAGATTTCCCATTTTCTCTTCTCAGCTGTTTACATCCCAAGGTCAACAATACAACATATCAGCCATTGTCAATAATAAGTTTGAGTTAGATCTAGCCAAGTATGAGGAGCTAGGGCCAATTCATTTAAGCATGTTTTTCGCTCTCTCTTATGGCTTTGGCTTTGCCACTATTGCTGCCACCCTTTCACATGTGACACTCTTCTATGGAAG CGAAATTTATGAGAGATTCCAAGCTTCTTACAAAGGCAGGGAGGATATTCATACAAAATTGATGAGGAAATACAAGGACATACCTTCGTGGTGGTTTTACTTATTGCTAGTTGTGACAATTGCAATTTCCTTTGTACTATGTACCGTTTTGAATAATCAAGTCCAGATGCCATGGTGGGGACTGCTCTTTGCATGTGTCATAGCCTTTTCTTTCACCCTTCCAATAAGTATCATAACTGCCACAACAAACCAG ACACCAGGGCTAAACATAATAACGGAGTACATGATGGGTCTCATATATCCAGGAAGACCAATAGCCAATGTAAGTTTTAAAGTCTATGGCTATATGAGCATGGCTCAAGCTGTCTCTTTCCTCAATGACTTCAAGCTAGGACATTACATGAAGATTCCTCCAAGATCAATGTTTTTAGTTCAG TTCATAGGAACAATTCTTGCTGGAACCATCAACATTGGAGTGGCATGGTGGTTGCTAAACTCAATTCAAAACATATGCCAACCAGAACTCCTTCCTGTTAATAGTCCTTGGACATGCCCTAGCGATCGAGTTTTCTTTGATGCATCTGTTATATGGGGTTTGGTGGGACCTAAACGAATCTTTGGAAGTCGTGGAAGTTATGGGGCAATAAATTGGTTTTTCCTTGGAGGTGCAATAGGACCTGTTATTGTTTGGCTGTTGCATAAGGCATTCCCAAagcaaacttggattccactcATTAACCTTCCAGTTCTCCTAGGAGCAACAGGAAATATGCCTCCAGCAACAGCCTTGAACTACAATGCTTGGGTTGTAGTTGGAACaatctttaattattttgtatatcGATACCGCAAAGAGTGGTGGCAGAAGTACAATTATGTTCTTTCAGGAGCACTGGATGCAGGGTTGGCTTTCATGGGAGTGCTACTGTACTTTTCAATGGGTATGGAAGGGAAAGGTGTGAATTGGTGGGGTACAAAAGGTGAACACTGTAATTTAGCAGTTTGTCCAACGGCAAAGGGCATAGTGGTTGATGGTTGTCCATTGAAGTAA